AGGACGAACACAAGGTTTGCCTACAGGTCATTTCATTTCATGGAGGAAAGTGTTTGCCTGCAACTGTAAATGGCGTAGGATTCGTTTCGCATTAGATCTTGTTGTTCCACTGAACAGCACGCACTATAGTGAGAACCTAGGTGTATCCGTCTCGAGATCGCCAACGCGCTTAGCAGCGGGGGTGATAGCTTACACAGTTGCTACCCCAAGCATGATTTATTCTTTCTCTTCAACTGCTAGTCAAGAATGAAGGCCTGTTGGCAGTGAGGTTTTGCATCATAACCGCGAAGTTTCAATGGCGTCATGGTTCAACCATCGTAGTAAATTGTAGCTGTGCGTATTATTCATGAGTCTATGGCACACCGGCTGTAAAATTCATCGATCCGCCACGTCGGAAGCGAGGCGGGGATCATTTACACACCATAGGCAGGTATTTGGCTGGCTTCCGCTATACTCCATAGGAATCAGAGGAGCGTCGCACTGTCCTGGGAACGGCAAGCTGCGATATTCCCAGGTTTGCATCCGGCGCACCCCCTATTGATATGGCATGAGTGAGACTCTGGTATGATGGTACGACTCGGTGGTGTGGGTTTTTTCTAAGAGAAGTCATGACATCATCGTCGCGGTGCACGCTGTTAGGCCGTACTCAAGGGAAGATAGGAGCATGCCCCCAGCTAATCTCACGGAGGTTCACACGAAGTCTCGTACCTCCACTCTGTCATCATTTGAACATAAAACACAGCGGAACCTTGAGGGCAAGCTCACGCCACCTAACGCAGCCGACGTAGTTGCGAACCTGCCTGAAGGGCACCATAACCTGGAGACCGACGGTAGTTCTTACGACTCAGCTCGTTCTCAGGTTAATCCGCTAGTAATTGTCATCAGTCGTGTCCGCGCCGAACAAGGGAAATCGCGGGGAAAAAAATACATGGCAACATCCCTCCCTGCTTTTCGCGTATGCAACCCTTTCCCGCCCCAATGCAGCAGATCGTGGACGCATATAGTGCCAAATTCCTCAATTGAGTAGAGGGGCGTGCCACGGGGGCGTCTCATACGGGGCTGACTGAACTCCGGCTCGCCCTAGGGCCTGATTGCGCAGGAGATGCTAAACTGGCGTAGCCACGAGGCTGCATCTCTGCTGGTTGTCTCTGCATCAGAGTGAGTTGGCGCTTCCTGAGTGATTCGCGCGGTTGTGCCTTTTTTTCGTAAAGGAAAGGAGTCGTAGGCTGCGTGCAAATGATGCCATAGCGGCGTGTTCCTGCTATCGCAGGTTCCAGCGGCCATCTCAGGCGACATGCTGTTACTCTCTGATACTATAGCTTCCCTAGGCGCGGAAAACACTGGCGGCGAGCAGATTCGTTCGTGGTGTGCACGTCGTCCACTTTCCATGCTTTTCACGTGGTGTGGACGTGGCCTGTGTGAAAAAAGTGGCACACAGGGTGGGCGAACCCACATTGGAAACCAGCGGCGAGTCTCGACGAATGTCTTGCACGgtggcgagctgcgccgctcggcgcgccgctcaccGTCGAGTGTTGCGCGGACGGTTGAAACCCGCGCTCGGAGGGACCCTAGCGCGCTTCGCCGGTTTGAGTTTGGCGCACAATTCCTTCCCTGTGGACTCCAACTTCCTCTGTAGCATTGCCAAATATTCCTCACATCTCTCCGGGAGATTCATTTCCTTGCGTTTTTTGCAGGTCATCAGAGCGACACTCCCTGGCTTTCCTGATTTCGTGCCGGCTGTTCAGAAACCCTGAAGTCATACTAGCCCCGGCcgacgagccgcgcgacacTCCCGTTGCGCCGCATCATTCCTCGTTCCCCTCATTTGTATCCCACCGCGACAATCAGCACACGTGCGTCAGTGGTTTTTGTCTCCCTCCATCGAAAAGCGCGCGGTGAAGAACTGCAGTTCGCGCTCGCTGATCCCTCACTCCATTACGTAGCTTTTGGCTTTTGCCCCACGCTACTGCGCAGGTTCTTGCCCTTCGTGGCATCGCTTGTCCGCCTGTCGGGCTTTGGTGCTCCGACCTATGTGTAACGATTCGGgtggctgcagctgcttcagccgTAGCTACATCACTGCTCTGACTCGGTAAGTGAGGCAAGTGTCTGGAcgtctccccctccccgTGCGGCAAGATCCTGACCCCGCTACCCAGCTAGGCAAAGGCGGTCTCGTTCGTGATTGTTGTATGCATTAGCATGAGCACTTTGAAGATCTGCTGAACGAAGCCTCCAGAGTCAAAGTCTGGCTCGTGCAGTACTCGCGGGTGCCTTGCCTGTGCAACCGCTTCTAGCTGTTTCCTTGCCAAACTCTTCGATTCGCCGCGCAGTCACCATGGCACAGTCGAAAGACAACCGTGCAAGACTTTTCTCTCAGTCTAACATTGCGCTCCCAGAGGCGAAGTCGGGGTCACAGGGGGCGATTGAGGCTTCACGTGGTGTCGCCTCCAGCGAATCAGAAGGTGTACTCAGAGGGGCAACTCTGACATCCATGCCGTCGGTGCCCACAGAGTTCTTTGCTGAGGACAAGATGAAAGTCAATTCCGCCAGCGAATCTGAAGGCGTTCTCAGAGCAGCGACGCTTAAGTCCATGCCGTCGGTGCCCGCAGACTTCTTTGCTGAGGACAAGATGAAAGTCAATTCCGCCAGCGAATCTGAAGGCGTTCTCAGAGCAGCGACGCTTAAGTCCATGCCGTCGGTGCCCGCAGACTTCTTTGCTGAGGACAAGATGAAAGTCAATTCCGCCAGCGAATCTGAAGGCGTTCTCAGAGCAGCGACGCTTAAGTCCATGCCGTCGGTGCCCGCAGACTTTTTTTCTGAGGAGAGGCTGAGACGCGCTCGGACGTCAAAATTGACGGGAGCCTTGAGCATGATTGACGAAATGCTCGACGATGAGAAAGTTGCGCAAGCCAACGAAACCGGCGATTACAGGGTTAAGCTCCAAGGACGTGAGTCGCAGGACAAGGGATCATCCAGTCTGCTTATCAGCGTTTAAATGAGCGTACGCCTTATGGTATTCGAAAATTCGTTGACGACAGACACTTTTACAGGATCTCCTCCGCTGGTACTTGCTGCACGTTGTAACCGCTCAATACAAACGTTCGTATTAATTGTGGTGGGCATACACCGTTATCTTGTGCATGTGAGATGAGACTCTGCTTTGCGTTCAGCCGACGGAGGGATTACGGTGGACATCTGGGACCTTTCTCTCTACCCTCTGTGGTTCTATGACCACTACCAGTCTCTGCGTAGAGAGTATCTTAAAATGAGGGTGAGTTCAGCGGGGATGCTTGCGCTTGTGTTCAAATACGCAACAGGCATATGCGTTAGCAGCAGGCAAAGCACTTTGCCACCGAAACGCCACACATCAACGCCCGTGTCCTGAGTCGCCAGTAGAGCTTCGTGAAAATCGTTTCTACCTTCAAATCGTAATATGTAGACTCCTCGGGAAATGGTGATAAATCATCCAGTCTAAGAGGTGATCACTCGTAGATGCTGCTAACCATACTAGCATCTGAGGAGAGGTTTTCTCTTGCTGGTTCTGATAAGTGGGAACAGAATCCCATCTATTTCGCAAATTGCAGGGACAAGGGGGCGGTTGGGCGGGGTGGGCGGTCTGTCCATGTGTCTCCGGGTGTCCTATGCTGCCAGGACCCTTCGACTGGCATTGCCTCCTGTGTCGTTTCTTTTGAGCTGAGACGACAGTGCCACCTGAATACGTCGTGGAAAACAAGAATTATGCCAGTATatgtcgtcttcctctcaaCTTCCGCGATAGAAGTGCTGCTGACTTCATGCTTGCACGCCTCGCACAAACATCGGAGGAAACCCGTGGAAGCCCCGGCCGTGGATGGCATGTTGGAAGGTCGCCGCTGCATTGTTACGAAGTGGATGATTTTGTTGAGAATGCGTCCGCTGTTTGTTTGATCAGGCCAACCCAGACCGCACCCCGGAGCAGGAACGATACACTCCCCCCCATCCTGGTGTAGATTACATCTACAACCAGTGCCCATTTGTGTCTCATGCAGGCAACATGGACTTTATTAGCATGAGTGCGCACTGCATCTTTCCTGATGGGGCCCGATTGCCAGCCGATGTGGACAAGTCCATGCGGAGTCGCCCATTCTTCGCCAATGCAGGAAGCATCAAGTGTGATTGGTTCGGGTGCGGTAAATGATCACCGACATCCGTGGTTGTACTTTCCTTCACATGTAACGGGTATACTCCGGGAAGGATATGACCTGTCAACGTGAAATAGGGGGTGCGatggcgcctccgcgcgcgggtTTCATATGTTCACATGTTTTTTTGTTGTCTATGCAATCCGATCCAAACTGCCCGTCTATAGTTATGCTTTGAAACATAGAAGCCGGAGGACGAGCTTTAACTCGAGCCACGTAGCATTCTGATGCGCGCTTGGATGATTCTGAAGGGCTCATCCAGCCTATCTCTCCCTTCACATACACGCCGTATCGCAAACATACAAGAGCGAGAATCGGTGCTTGCACGCCTATCAATGGTTCTTGGAGATTGTTAGCATTGATAGGGACTCCACCAGAAAAAAAGTGTTGCAGTGGTGATTCTGTGGCCGGGCAGTGATCATCGAACCGAAATCTGGAATAGCGTGGCGATGAGTCGATCTCGGGGAAACGACAGGGAATTTTTCCATTTGTAGTTTGCTGGCATCCTGTGTCGACAATAGAGAAGCGAGGCGTCTAAACTATGTCAAGGTGGCGGACGCCACTCCATTGTTATGAGTTGGCGTGACCAAAGGCACCTCTTGAGCGGGGAGAGCCTATTCGGCAAACTGCAACGTGCCTTGAAAGGCAGGGCTGCATGTGCCAGTCGGAGAGAAACCTGTATCAGCTGTCACACGCCAAGCCGACACGCCAGCTTTAGCATTGCCCAAGCCGAACCATGATAGTGAAGGTCGTGGACCAACGGACTAAGAAGAAATTTGGTGCGACCCGCCGGGTGAGGAGTGAATCCAAGAAATCGTTGACTCAATTTTGTTTGCTCGTTCGGGCTCCATGGATGCCAATACCGAGCCGAATCCGTTATCCACCCGAGCTTCGGTAGCACCGGTCAGCGAAAGCCAACCACCGAGTGCTAGCAGATGACAGGTATGACGTTGTATATAACTGAACGGTACCCAGGTGTCTGCTGCGGGTCAGCCAACCGAATTCCTCGGCTTGCAACCCCTCAAGCTCCGCTCTTCTTTTCTCAGCACGTGCATAACATGCAGTTGGCAGCATGGCCGTCTCAAGACGTTTTTGACGGTATCATGCTGGATACACACATCGCTCCCATAGATCTTGACCAAGTGACAGCTGACGTCAAGTATAGTGTTGGCAGCAGGATTTCCACGCGGTTGTGCATTTTTATCTAGCTGGTATGCTTGCTTCAAGCTGTACATGCTGGACACACATTGCAAGCCATCTAAGCCGCTCGGCCTGTGTTGGCTGTTCTGTCCCCGTGTTTCAGTGTCGAGCTATCACGCATATACTGTTTTGTCTCAAGGAAATGAATCATGGAAGCGGCGGATATCGCGCCTGGCAAAGGCTCCTACCCCTGCAGTTCGCGGATCACACTTTACTGGTGGGCCGTGAAGGATCGCCAGCAGAGGGAAGCCAGATAAACAGTGGCCGCTAGTGATGAAGGCTTTCCTGCCAACGCTCGGACTTTGAAAAAGTAGGGGGAGGCAAAGGAAAGGGGGATGGTAGTTCCATCATAAAGCAAGCGTGGCCCAAAGAGCGAACACAGGATACCATTCTTCAGTGCTCATGTCAATGACCCAGACCCCTTATCTCCGAGTGGCTGTGTAGTTTTCCTCACTGGTCAACGTCGACAAACGGACGAGCACTGCATGGCCTCATATTCTGGCTCGCCGAATCCATTGATGAATGCTGTCATATCGGTCATACAAACGGTGTGTGCTTGCTGCCGCAATGACACGTCATGCTTGAACACCAATGCACAAACTGAAGCCCCCCGCCTCGAGGGGGAAGGCTGGCACGCTCGGGTGGGCTTGTCTGTTCGTTTCAGCGACGTTACCACATTCCATAATTGCATAATACACTTTTGATCGGCGTTAGTAGTTGGCTTCCATGGTTTTAGAACCCAGCAGTGCCTCGTTGTCCGTCTGTCCCTCTGCTCACAACAAACGGGCACATGTTTTTGAAAAACAAGATACACACGAATTGGTCAGCTACAACCTGTCGGGAACTCCTCCTTACACCCAGCAGTTTATTCAGGTGCGCAGGAAACATGCATCTCGTCGGAGCGGAGCTGGACAACCGGGGAGCTGAAAACTCAGCCACCAGTGTGTCTTCACGTGGGGTCGCACAGAGGCGGACTAGCACATAGCGCGGCGGGCAGAAAGCGCCGACCGGTGTTGGTTAGACGCAAGATTGTTTCCCCACAGGGCGCGGAAGTGAGTCAACAATGCGCACACAGAAATCTACAGGCGACAGTACGTATGTGCAGGAGTGCGCTTACCATCCCACCACGACTGGTCCGGAGGAAGTGCGATATCGCTCGCCCTACTTCCCTCCCTGCCTCCAGCCACCTCAGGCGCAAGGTGGTCAGCGGCAGGGTGTGTAGATTTCCTGCAGGCATCCGAAAGAGGTGAGAGATGCAGAACCTTCAGAAGCAAATTCAAGTGCCTGTAGTTCGTATCTGCAATCGAGACTTCCATAACGTCTGAGTCATACATATCTGCATGCGTCACTATCGTATAGCTAGGTATAACGTCTCCTGCGTTCGCGAGGAGGGCCCACAATACACTGGAGGTGTTCTTTAACCAATGTCATTTGTATCCCCGACTGAACTGTGTAAATGGGCTGCGATGCATTTACGTACGTAGTGCTCTGCGTGCGGGAGATAAACACACGGTGTAGCAAGGCCGCACAGCAAGTTACAATTCGTCCCGTCACCCCAATTCCGAGTTCTAGTATCTCGGGCGCCGTGCGAGAAGTCTACGTCTACCGACAAGGACTGGTGCGACTGACGAGCGACTGCAGCCTGTCTCGCAGCATCGGTCCGCTCGAGCAGCTTAGTGAACAGATACGCCTGCCAGCAGCTAGGCACGTGGCTAGAGCTTACCGATAATACATCCCTACACCCGCTCCAATCACACCTAAGAGCATCAGGCCGCCGACAATGCCGCCGGCGATCAATGCGGCGTTGACACCTGTGAGGTGCGACACAGAGATATGACACTACGTCTATATAACAGCTGGTACGGCACCATGTAGGGATTGTGCCGTGCTTTGCCTGACAGTATGCCACGAGCTTCACAGTAGCATCATTCCATTTATCGTAAAAAACATACAGCGCAACCCTTACCACCGTTCTCTTCTGGTGGTGCAACTCCACTTCCAGCTTCGTCTGTCGGAGGCACCGGCACAGATGGCTCTGGCTCAGGCTCAATAGGGGCTTCAGGAGGTTCGACTGGAGGCTCGGGAGGTTCGACTGGAGGCTCGGGCGGTTCGACTGGAGGCTCGGGCGGTTCGACTGGAGGCTCGGGCGGTTCGACTGGAGGCTCGGGCGGTTCGACTGGAGGCTCGGGCGGTTCGACTGGAGGCTCGGGCGGTTCGACTGGAGGCTCGGGTGGGGAAGGTGAAACCTCAGGGTCGATGCAGCACCGTTTCGTTGTTTGGACGAGCTCGTTCTGAGAGCATCTGCGAATTTCAGCCACAAGCGGAAACAGTTGGACTTGATGTTGCTCCGCAAACCTCCAGCAGAATATACACGGCATACAGTCACTCGTTATCTCAGGGAGGTTGCCTTCACGATGGCACATCTATTATCAAAGATTGCCAAATCAGTTGGTGGCCCCGGACAGCACTGGAGAAGCTCTGTGTCAGGCTCACGCGAAAGGGCTGCGACTGCTTTGAGACACAGCGTTCCTCAAAAATATTTTGCCACGCGCAGTACAAACTTGATTTCTCTCTTTGAGTTCACATCCTTTAGCTTACGTAGTAATAGTCTGCAGACAATCCTCGCACGGGCCTTCTATCGGGATAAACGAATCGGGGTTACACTGGGGAAGGTTGACCTCCGTTAGAGAGCCCAGTGCGTTGTAGGCAACAGCACCACCCTCGGAAACGAAACAGTCCGGGACCACATCGAAGATTGCACACAGCGTCTTGCCGCTTTCCTCATCCTTGTAGAAGTTCGCCCAGTTCGCGCCAACGCCACCTGTCATGGCGGCACACAAACACAGTGAGTGTATAAAGCGAAAGAAGGGTATACCAAAGCATTTCTGGCGTCGTCGTGCGCTTGCCCTCGCACTTGTCTGCTGACGTCGGCCTAGTCGATAACGGAGTAACAGGTAACGACATGAACCATGCAAGAGCGTTCGTACAGCGGAGGTGTTTCTCTTGAATTTCCACATGCTTACAGGACAATACACCGTGGCTCATAGCAGCTGCGTATCGCCGTGATTCACTCTCTTAAGAGAGATACCTCTGGTGTAGCCGGTAGCGTGTTGTGGCCAGGGTGGGGCACGCGGTGATATTGCATAGACTGCGGCATGGTCGCAGGGTGCATAAAGTTCTAACCTGATTTCGGCGAAGACTGCTGATGAACCGGCCAGAAATCATTCCAGCTGTTTTGGGCTGTCTCCGGGTACGTGGTTGGCGCATCTGATGCGACCTTCGTGTTGAGAAAAACTCTACTCCAGCATTCTTCCTTTTTCGACGCCGGCTCCGCTTCTATTGAATTTGTGGCGCCGAACGGAATACACTGGCCACCTGTCCACTTGCCGAAGAGTGCATCTTTGACAGCGTCATTTGCTGAGGCCACAGTCAGACACACGCTTTCAGACCCCACAGCTACAGCAGTTCGTGTAACTTATTTTCGCCTAACCTGAAGCTGTCTCCGATCAGCACGATAGCACGATGGCGCATGCTTCCTCCATCTCTACTTCGTTTTCCAAAGGGTTTCAGTGCTCCCCAGGAAAACTGTTTCCTGTGCAGGATCCTTGGATTTCCCACGACCGATGGTGTGTTCCCATGTACGTTGCGTCCGTTGTGGTAGTCTGACTCGTGCCAGCCTTGCACGACCACAATCATAGTAAGCTACTGCGTGAAGTGCACGGTTGACCGTCCTAGGTGGTGCCGAAACAGCTTACGGCAAGAAGATTGCCATTCATCCGGATTGCCTTCCGCCACAAAAGCAGATCCGTAGACAAACTGCCCTGCGCTGCTACTTTCTTTCCGTGGCTCGAAACAGGCCCAGGTCAGGCCACTCGGAGAGCCGTTGACCGAGCAATACTTCTGACCCTTCAGAAATTGAGCGGTGATCGCAAGGACGTAGCACTTTGCGCTTGCGGCGTCGTAGACGAATGGATACTTGTAGTTGCTGGTGGCGCCCGTTTTAGGATTGACGGCAGCGGTTGAGTATGCGTATAAGGCGCACCGTCCGACTGCGGTTCGAGGTGCCGAGGCTGAATGAAAGGCCAAGCGATCAAAAGA
This portion of the Besnoitia besnoiti strain Bb-Ger1 chromosome VII, whole genome shotgun sequence genome encodes:
- a CDS encoding hypothetical protein (encoded by transcript BESB_078860), which encodes MAQSKDNRARLFSQSNIALPEAKSGSQGAIEASRGVASSESEGVLRGATLTSMPSVPTEFFAEDKMKVNSASESEGVLRAATLKSMPSVPADFFAEDKMKVNSASESEGVLRAATLKSMPSVPADFFAEDKMKVNSASESEGVLRAATLKSMPSVPADFFSEERLRRARTSKLTGALSMIDEMLDDEKVAQANETGDYRVKLQGPDGGITVDIWDLSLYPLWFYDHYQSLRREYLKMRANPDRTPEQERYTPPHPGVDYIYNQCPFVSHAGNMDFISMSAHCIFPDGARLPADVDKSMRSRPFFANAGSIKCDWFGCGK
- a CDS encoding apical membrane antigen 1 protein (encoded by transcript BESB_078870), whose product is MLAVGDTKENLWATVSPFSEFIRRFNIPAVHGSGIYVDLGRDTEGYREVAGRCPVFGKFIQLHQPSGYSNNFLDDAPTARASSMRPLPGGFNSPQVYTSGQKFSPVEDALLKKKLGASAPRTAVGRCALYAYSTAAVNPKTGATSNYKYPFVYDAASAKCYVLAITAQFLKGQKYCSVNGSPSGLTWACFEPRKESSSAGQFVYGSAFVAEGNPDEWQSSCPNDAVKDALFGKWTGGQCIPFGATNSIEAEPASKKEECWSRVFLNTKVASDAPTTYPETAQNSWNDFWPVHQQSSPKSGGVGANWANFYKDEESGKTLCAIFDVVPDCFVSEGGAVAYNALGSLTEVNLPQCNPDSFIPIEGPCEDCLQTITTCSQNELVQTTKRCCIDPEVSPSPPEPPVEPPEPPVEPPEPPVEPPEPPVEPPEPPVEPPEPPVEPPEPPVEPPEPPVEPPEAPIEPEPEPSVPVPPTDEAGSGVAPPEENGGVNAALIAGGIVGGLMLLGVIGAGVGMYYRKSTHPAADHLAPEVAGGREGSRASDIALPPDQSWWDEGQTDNEALLGSKTMEANY